A region of Ochrobactrum quorumnocens DNA encodes the following proteins:
- the ykgO gene encoding type B 50S ribosomal protein L36 yields MKIKNSLKALKARHRDCQLVRRKGRVYIINKTAPRFKARQG; encoded by the coding sequence ATGAAGATCAAGAATTCGCTCAAGGCGCTCAAGGCTCGTCATCGTGACTGCCAGCTCGTTCGCCGCAAGGGCCGCGTTTACATCATCAATAAGACTGCTCCGCGCTTTAAGGCTCGCCAGGGCTAA
- a CDS encoding aldo/keto reductase → MEFRKLGRTELEVSPLCFGGNVFGWTVDEATSFSLLDRFVDAGLNFIDTADVYSAWATGNTGGESETIIGNWLKSRGLRHKVVIATKVGSEMGPDEKGLSPTYIRKAVDASLKRLQTDYIDLYQSHWDDPETPFEDVLGTYKELMAAGKVRAIGASNLTPERLTEALDTSSKHNLPRYETLQPLYNLYDRSGFESGLEAICRDNELGVIPYYALAAGFLTGKYRSKDDLGQSARGSSVEKYLTDRGSRIIAALDQVARANDATPAQIAIAWLIAHPAITAPIASATRSAQLGELIDATQIKLDAEAIALLNKASA, encoded by the coding sequence ATGGAGTTTAGAAAGCTCGGACGTACTGAACTCGAAGTTTCGCCGCTTTGTTTTGGCGGCAACGTATTTGGATGGACGGTCGACGAAGCGACTTCATTTTCGCTTCTCGACCGTTTTGTCGATGCAGGACTTAATTTCATCGACACGGCGGATGTCTATTCCGCATGGGCGACAGGAAACACTGGTGGTGAATCCGAAACTATTATCGGCAACTGGCTGAAATCCCGCGGCCTGCGCCATAAAGTCGTCATCGCCACCAAAGTTGGCTCAGAAATGGGGCCGGACGAAAAAGGCCTTTCTCCCACTTATATCCGCAAAGCCGTCGATGCCTCCCTCAAGCGGCTCCAAACCGACTATATCGATCTATACCAGTCTCACTGGGACGACCCGGAAACACCGTTCGAGGATGTGCTGGGAACATATAAAGAGCTCATGGCCGCTGGCAAAGTGCGCGCTATCGGCGCATCAAACCTCACCCCAGAACGTCTCACCGAAGCGCTTGATACGTCCAGCAAACACAATCTGCCGCGCTATGAAACTTTGCAGCCACTTTACAATCTCTATGATCGTTCGGGTTTTGAAAGCGGACTTGAAGCAATCTGCCGTGACAATGAGCTGGGCGTCATTCCCTATTACGCGCTCGCAGCCGGCTTCCTGACGGGTAAATACCGTTCGAAGGATGATCTTGGGCAGAGTGCGCGCGGCTCATCCGTCGAAAAATACCTGACCGATCGTGGATCACGCATTATTGCGGCGCTCGATCAGGTTGCCCGCGCAAATGATGCCACACCTGCGCAGATTGCGATTGCCTGGCTGATTGCCCATCCGGCAATCACTGCACCCATTGCCAGTGCAACGCGTTCTGCCCAGCTTGGTGAACTGATCGACGCAACGCAGATAAAACTGGATGCGGAAGCTATCGCGCTGCTCAACAAGGCAAGTGCTTAG
- a CDS encoding tetratricopeptide repeat protein, producing the protein MSPALADTKPSLTAPILPVQVGADSEQKPQQEKPAPAAAQTPEERLDKLFADLKRTSNETKARRITVQINQIWSQSGSATVDLLVQWASSAMLEKRYTSALDFLNEAIAIDPDYAEAWNRRATVYYLRNDYAHAMYDINRTLELEPRHYGALTGMAEILRARGLKEQALRAYEQALQINPMMRDAQKSFFDLTEELSDTRT; encoded by the coding sequence ATGAGCCCTGCCCTTGCTGATACAAAGCCATCGCTCACAGCCCCTATTCTGCCTGTTCAGGTTGGCGCTGACAGCGAACAAAAGCCACAGCAGGAAAAGCCTGCTCCGGCTGCAGCACAAACGCCTGAAGAGCGCCTCGACAAGCTTTTTGCTGATCTCAAGCGCACATCCAACGAGACAAAGGCGCGCCGCATCACCGTTCAGATCAATCAGATCTGGTCGCAATCTGGCAGCGCTACGGTAGACCTTCTCGTGCAATGGGCGAGTAGCGCCATGCTTGAAAAACGCTATACCTCAGCACTCGATTTCCTAAATGAAGCCATCGCAATCGATCCGGACTATGCTGAAGCATGGAACCGTCGTGCGACTGTCTATTACCTTCGAAACGACTATGCCCACGCTATGTACGACATCAATCGTACGCTGGAACTTGAGCCGCGTCATTATGGTGCGCTTACCGGCATGGCCGAGATTCTGCGTGCACGCGGGCTGAAAGAACAGGCGCTGCGCGCCTATGAACAAGCGCTACAGATCAATCCAATGATGCGGGACGCGCAGAAGAGTTTCTTCGATCTCACCGAAGAACTGAGCGACACTCGCACCTGA
- a CDS encoding DUF1036 domain-containing protein: MRLPLFLGLFSSVLIGTLGITALEARADFRVCNSTQNLVGVAIGYRAKTGWVTEGWWHIDGSTCKTLLEGPLSSRYYYLYAEDSQSGGRWEGKVNMCVAEKEFRITGVQDCFARGFQRNGFQEYDTGEQSSWMVQLTDETPLENSTVTGTNNQ, translated from the coding sequence ATGCGACTTCCACTTTTCTTAGGTTTGTTCTCCAGCGTGCTTATCGGTACACTGGGCATAACAGCTTTGGAAGCGCGTGCTGATTTTCGGGTGTGTAACTCAACCCAGAACCTGGTTGGTGTCGCCATTGGCTATAGAGCCAAGACAGGCTGGGTCACTGAGGGCTGGTGGCATATTGACGGTTCAACCTGCAAGACGCTGCTCGAAGGCCCACTCTCGTCACGCTATTACTATCTCTATGCTGAAGATTCCCAGAGCGGCGGCCGCTGGGAAGGTAAGGTGAACATGTGTGTTGCGGAAAAGGAATTCCGTATCACGGGTGTTCAGGACTGCTTTGCGCGGGGTTTCCAGCGCAATGGCTTCCAGGAATACGATACCGGGGAACAATCGAGCTGGATGGTACAGCTTACTGACGAAACGCCGCTAGAAAACTCCACAGTTACAGGAACTAATAATCAATGA
- the pyk gene encoding pyruvate kinase produces the protein MKRNRKVKILATLGPASGEESVIRQLFEAGADVFRINMSHADHDTMRTLVQRIRNVEKELGRPIGILADLQGPKLRVGKFKNTKVALVAGQTFTLDNNEEPGDETRVYLPHPEILEAVEPGHRLLIDDGKLELIAEASDGKSIRCKVVAGTSISDRKGVSLPDTTLGVGALTEKDYKDFHAVLKEEIDWVALSFIQRPEDLIEARKISGGKVGLMSKIEKPQAVTRLDEIIELSDAIMVARGDLGVEMPLESVPGIQKQMIRKARRAGKPVVVATQMLESMITAPVPTRAEVSDVATAVFEGADAVMLSAESASGQYPVEAVATMNRIAEKVEREPTYPGILDAQRAIPEPTGSDAIALAARQIAETLNLSAIVTYTASGATGLRAARERPRTPIIALSPIVETARRLSVVWGLHCVVTEDAHDLEDMVDHACQVAFKEEFGKAGDRLIVTAGVPFGTPGATNLLRIAYIGADGQSTD, from the coding sequence ATGAAGCGCAACCGCAAGGTCAAGATTCTCGCCACACTCGGCCCGGCGTCCGGCGAGGAATCCGTCATCCGTCAGCTTTTTGAAGCCGGTGCAGACGTCTTCCGTATCAACATGAGTCATGCCGATCATGACACGATGCGTACGCTTGTTCAGCGCATTCGTAATGTAGAAAAGGAACTTGGCCGTCCTATCGGAATTCTGGCTGACCTTCAGGGTCCTAAGCTGCGCGTTGGCAAGTTCAAGAATACCAAGGTTGCGCTCGTTGCAGGCCAGACTTTCACACTCGACAACAATGAAGAGCCGGGCGACGAAACCCGCGTGTATCTTCCGCACCCGGAAATTCTGGAAGCTGTGGAGCCCGGTCATCGTCTGTTGATCGACGACGGCAAGCTGGAACTGATTGCCGAAGCCTCTGACGGCAAGTCGATCCGCTGCAAGGTTGTCGCTGGCACAAGCATTTCTGATCGCAAGGGCGTGAGCCTTCCGGACACCACTTTGGGTGTCGGTGCTCTGACAGAGAAAGATTACAAGGATTTCCACGCGGTTCTGAAGGAAGAAATCGACTGGGTTGCCCTGTCGTTCATTCAGCGTCCGGAAGATCTGATCGAAGCACGCAAGATTTCGGGTGGCAAGGTCGGCCTGATGTCGAAGATTGAAAAGCCGCAGGCTGTGACGCGTCTCGATGAGATCATCGAGCTTTCCGATGCGATCATGGTTGCTCGTGGTGATCTTGGCGTTGAAATGCCACTGGAAAGCGTTCCGGGCATTCAAAAGCAGATGATCCGCAAGGCACGCCGCGCTGGTAAGCCGGTCGTGGTGGCGACGCAGATGCTCGAATCGATGATCACCGCACCGGTTCCGACCCGCGCTGAAGTGTCTGACGTTGCGACCGCTGTTTTCGAAGGCGCTGATGCTGTCATGCTTTCTGCTGAATCCGCGTCCGGCCAGTATCCGGTCGAAGCTGTTGCAACAATGAACCGTATCGCCGAGAAGGTTGAGCGCGAGCCGACCTATCCGGGTATTCTCGATGCACAGCGTGCGATCCCTGAGCCGACTGGTTCAGATGCGATAGCGCTGGCTGCTCGTCAGATTGCTGAAACGCTCAATCTGTCGGCTATTGTCACCTATACGGCTTCAGGAGCCACGGGCCTGCGTGCAGCGCGTGAACGTCCTCGTACGCCAATCATTGCACTGTCGCCGATTGTTGAAACCGCGCGCCGTCTCTCGGTCGTCTGGGGTCTGCATTGCGTGGTGACAGAAGACGCGCATGATCTGGAAGACATGGTTGATCACGCCTGTCAGGTTGCTTTCAAGGAAGAGTTTGGCAAGGCTGGTGATCGTTTGATTGTTACGGCAGGTGTACCATTCGGAACGCCGGGTGCTACCAATTTGCTGCGCATCGCCTATATCGGTGCCGACGGTCAGTCCACAGACTAA
- a CDS encoding thiamine diphosphokinase: MSTFVILLGGDLVVTERLKRQIAGARVLAADGGMRHAEALGVEPELWLGDFDSTSDALKEKYAHVPQRTFPAAKDMTDGELALEEAFERGASKVILCGAFGGSRTDHTLLHLTMATAQVAKGRDILLSSGAEEAWPLVAGDYVYDLPDGTSFSVVNFCTVEGLTITNAEWPLDNVTLPFGSSWTVSNIVRGTLCVSARSGLAILVANLSEEAHFQGSC, from the coding sequence ATGAGCACATTTGTTATTCTTCTCGGCGGCGATCTCGTCGTCACGGAACGCTTGAAACGGCAGATAGCTGGCGCGCGAGTTCTTGCTGCGGACGGCGGGATGCGCCACGCGGAAGCCCTTGGGGTTGAGCCCGAACTTTGGTTGGGAGATTTCGATTCAACCTCCGACGCATTGAAAGAGAAATATGCGCATGTGCCGCAAAGAACCTTTCCCGCTGCCAAGGATATGACGGATGGTGAGCTTGCGCTTGAGGAAGCCTTTGAGCGTGGAGCGAGTAAGGTCATTCTCTGCGGTGCTTTTGGTGGCTCGCGTACCGATCACACCTTGCTGCATCTGACTATGGCAACCGCGCAAGTCGCAAAAGGCAGAGACATTCTTCTGTCCAGCGGAGCGGAGGAAGCATGGCCATTGGTCGCAGGAGACTATGTTTATGATTTACCCGACGGCACATCTTTTAGCGTTGTGAATTTCTGCACCGTTGAAGGGCTTACAATCACAAATGCCGAGTGGCCGTTAGACAATGTGACCTTGCCGTTTGGTTCATCGTGGACTGTCTCCAATATTGTGCGTGGAACTCTTTGCGTTTCAGCGCGTTCAGGTCTTGCGATACTTGTAGCGAACTTGAGTGAGGAGGCTCATTTTCAGGGCAGCTGCTAA
- a CDS encoding 5-(carboxyamino)imidazole ribonucleotide synthase, giving the protein MANSALTASLKAGSTIGIIGGGQLGRMLAMAAARLGYETVILEPQADCPAAQVANRQIVAAYDDPAALAELATASDVITYEFENVPVIAADKLAETALVLPPPAALEISQDRFTEKQFLNESDIATAPWRLVDDEESLIAALGALGGRGILKTRRLGYDGKGQVRLTSLNESEARAALETIKHAPAILEGFVAFEREVSVIAARDHSGNIAIFDIAENVHKDGILATSSVPATIPAKTAEAASKAAEKLLHALDYVGVLGLEFFVLADGTLLANEFAPRVHNSGHWTEAACAISQFEQHIRAVAGLSLGDTVRHSDCVMENLIGDDIEQVPAILAESNAVLHLYGKKEARPGRKMGHVTRIKPRAS; this is encoded by the coding sequence TATGCTTGCAATGGCAGCTGCTCGTCTCGGATATGAGACCGTTATTCTGGAACCTCAGGCTGATTGCCCTGCAGCACAAGTCGCAAATCGCCAGATCGTTGCTGCCTATGATGATCCAGCTGCGCTCGCAGAGCTTGCTACCGCCTCTGATGTCATTACCTATGAATTCGAAAATGTGCCGGTGATTGCCGCAGACAAGCTAGCGGAAACGGCGCTCGTCCTGCCACCGCCCGCAGCACTCGAAATCTCGCAGGATCGCTTTACAGAAAAGCAGTTCCTCAATGAAAGCGATATCGCGACCGCACCATGGCGTCTGGTTGATGATGAAGAATCGCTCATTGCAGCTTTGGGTGCACTTGGCGGACGCGGCATCCTGAAAACCCGCCGTCTGGGCTATGACGGCAAAGGACAGGTTCGCCTGACATCCCTCAATGAAAGCGAGGCTCGCGCAGCACTTGAGACGATCAAGCACGCGCCTGCGATCCTTGAAGGCTTTGTTGCGTTTGAGCGCGAGGTTTCGGTTATCGCCGCCCGCGACCACAGCGGCAATATTGCGATTTTCGATATCGCCGAAAACGTCCACAAGGACGGCATTCTCGCGACCTCTAGCGTTCCAGCAACCATACCTGCAAAAACGGCGGAAGCGGCCAGCAAGGCAGCCGAGAAGCTTTTACATGCACTCGACTATGTCGGTGTGCTTGGCCTCGAGTTTTTCGTTCTCGCCGACGGCACTCTGCTGGCCAATGAGTTTGCGCCACGTGTGCACAATTCAGGTCACTGGACAGAAGCCGCTTGCGCCATTTCACAGTTCGAACAGCATATTCGCGCAGTTGCGGGACTTTCGCTTGGTGATACGGTTCGCCATTCAGACTGCGTGATGGAGAATCTGATCGGTGACGACATTGAGCAGGTGCCAGCGATTCTCGCAGAATCGAATGCAGTGCTTCATCTCTACGGCAAGAAGGAAGCTCGCCCGGGCCGCAAAATGGGTCATGTGACCCGCATTAAGCCCCGCGCAAGTTGA
- a CDS encoding DUF2312 domain-containing protein: MSDDITSEAQTIAVGQLRAFIERIERLEEEKKTIGDDIKEVYAELKGSGFDSKVVRTIIRLRKKEDHERQEEEAMLQLYMDALGMG; the protein is encoded by the coding sequence GTGAGCGACGACATTACCAGCGAAGCCCAGACAATTGCTGTTGGCCAGTTGCGTGCTTTCATCGAGCGCATTGAACGTCTCGAAGAAGAAAAAAAGACCATCGGCGACGATATCAAGGAAGTTTACGCGGAATTGAAGGGTTCGGGGTTTGACAGCAAGGTCGTAAGGACCATTATTCGTCTGCGTAAAAAAGAAGACCATGAACGTCAGGAAGAAGAAGCCATGCTCCAGCTCTATATGGATGCATTGGGCATGGGCTGA
- a CDS encoding N-formylglutamate amidohydrolase has protein sequence MSSAPSFSPVHQVDGNLGLGLLLTADHARRDLPAEYGSLGLAKSEFERHIAYDIGVEELTRQLAAKIDAPAVMGGFSRLLIDPNRGEDDPTLIMQLSDGAVISGNYPMTPDEREKRLDKFYRPYHDAVASVSTQVALASGKAPFVVSIHSFTPNWRGNDRPWHIGLLWDSDPRAITPLLSMLRDQPGLIVGDNEPYNGALKNDAMYRHATSRGYAHVLIEVRQDLIAEKTGATEWAERLAPMLTAINTLPEIHEIRHFGSRTGPID, from the coding sequence ATGTCATCTGCTCCGTCCTTTTCCCCCGTCCATCAGGTCGATGGCAATCTCGGTCTTGGCCTGCTTCTGACCGCCGACCATGCCCGACGTGATTTGCCGGCTGAATATGGCAGTCTGGGTCTGGCAAAAAGCGAGTTTGAACGGCATATCGCGTATGATATCGGCGTCGAGGAACTTACACGTCAGCTCGCTGCAAAGATTGACGCACCAGCAGTCATGGGTGGCTTCTCGCGCCTGCTGATCGACCCCAATCGCGGTGAGGATGATCCGACCCTCATCATGCAGTTATCGGACGGCGCGGTCATTTCCGGCAATTATCCGATGACCCCGGATGAGCGTGAGAAACGCCTCGATAAGTTCTATCGTCCCTATCATGATGCAGTCGCATCCGTGAGCACCCAGGTCGCACTTGCGAGTGGCAAAGCGCCTTTTGTTGTTTCCATCCACTCCTTCACGCCAAACTGGCGTGGCAATGATCGGCCATGGCACATTGGTCTTCTATGGGATTCCGACCCGCGCGCGATTACTCCACTCCTTTCGATGCTACGCGACCAACCCGGCCTGATCGTAGGCGACAATGAGCCATATAATGGCGCGCTGAAAAACGATGCCATGTATCGTCACGCAACCAGCCGCGGCTATGCGCATGTGCTCATTGAAGTACGACAGGATCTGATCGCAGAGAAAACTGGCGCGACCGAGTGGGCCGAGCGACTGGCACCGATGCTTACCGCTATCAACACGCTGCCGGAAATCCATGAAATCCGGCATTTTGGTTCGCGAACAGGGCCTATCGATTAA
- a CDS encoding ABC-F family ATP-binding cassette domain-containing protein translates to MAPPLLRLDQIKLTFGGTPLLEEAALSVSEGDRIALVGRNGSGKSTLLKIAANMVEPTSGEVFKHPGATVRYLPQVPDLDGFPNVRAYVEAGLGPADDPHRVTYLLEHLGLTGEEKPDHLSGGEARRAALARVIAPQPDVLLLDEPTNHLDLNTIEWLEDELRQIRSAIVLISHDRRFLENVSRSTVWLDRGITRRIDQGFAHFEEWRDKVLEEEERDLHKLGRQIAREEHWLRYGVTARRKRNVRRLGELHSMRSEFRNHRKAQGNAVLAASDSKESGKLVIEAKKLNKAYDERVLVRDFSTRVQRGDRIGLVGPNGAGKTTLLSMLTGKLQPDSGTLRLGVNLEMAELDQKRESLNLDDTLAHYLTDGRGESLIVNGEQRHVVSYMKDFLFQPEQIRTPIRELSGGERARLMLARVLARPANLLILDEPTNDLDMETLDLLQELVSGFPGTVILVSHDRDFLDRTVTSVIAPEGDGNWLEYAGGYADMMAQRKEQALARRNVKAAAARADEKGNEAVQPKREEKRKLSYKQKFALESLPGKMDALAKEITVLEGKLADPQLYAKDPTLFAKTADILEKKRTEHSSMEEEWLELEMLREEIEG, encoded by the coding sequence ATGGCACCTCCGCTTCTTCGCCTCGACCAGATCAAGCTCACCTTTGGCGGCACACCGCTTTTGGAGGAAGCTGCCCTTTCTGTGAGTGAGGGCGACCGCATCGCGCTGGTCGGCCGCAACGGTTCAGGCAAGTCCACTTTGCTCAAAATCGCGGCCAATATGGTCGAGCCGACCTCGGGCGAAGTGTTCAAGCATCCGGGCGCGACGGTTCGTTATCTGCCGCAGGTGCCGGACCTTGATGGTTTTCCCAATGTACGTGCATATGTCGAAGCCGGGCTTGGACCGGCAGATGATCCGCATCGCGTAACCTATCTTCTTGAGCATCTGGGCCTTACTGGCGAAGAAAAACCCGATCATCTGTCTGGTGGTGAGGCGCGCCGTGCAGCCCTTGCACGCGTGATCGCGCCGCAGCCTGATGTGCTGTTGCTTGATGAGCCGACAAACCATCTCGATCTCAATACCATTGAATGGCTGGAAGACGAACTGCGTCAGATCCGTTCGGCTATCGTGTTGATCTCGCATGACCGTCGCTTTCTTGAAAATGTCAGCCGTTCGACTGTGTGGCTTGATCGCGGCATTACCCGTCGCATCGATCAGGGCTTTGCGCATTTTGAGGAATGGCGTGACAAGGTTCTGGAAGAGGAAGAACGCGATCTGCACAAGCTTGGCCGCCAGATCGCACGCGAAGAGCATTGGTTGCGCTATGGCGTGACGGCTCGCCGCAAGCGCAACGTGCGTCGTCTTGGTGAGCTGCATTCGATGCGGTCGGAGTTTCGCAATCATCGCAAGGCGCAAGGCAATGCTGTTCTGGCAGCAAGCGATTCCAAGGAATCCGGCAAGCTTGTCATTGAAGCGAAAAAGCTCAACAAAGCTTATGATGAGCGCGTACTGGTCCGAGATTTTTCGACTCGTGTTCAACGCGGTGACCGGATCGGGCTTGTTGGTCCTAACGGGGCAGGCAAGACCACACTTTTGTCAATGCTTACTGGCAAGCTTCAACCAGACTCAGGCACTTTGCGCCTTGGTGTCAATCTCGAAATGGCCGAACTTGATCAGAAGCGTGAAAGCCTCAATCTGGATGATACGCTGGCGCATTATCTGACCGATGGTCGCGGCGAAAGCCTCATCGTCAACGGTGAGCAGCGCCATGTCGTTTCTTACATGAAGGACTTTCTTTTCCAGCCTGAACAGATACGCACGCCGATCCGTGAGCTGTCAGGCGGTGAAAGAGCGCGTCTTATGTTGGCGCGCGTTCTGGCAAGGCCTGCCAATCTGTTGATCCTTGACGAGCCGACCAATGATCTCGACATGGAGACGCTCGATCTTTTGCAGGAACTGGTTTCCGGATTCCCTGGCACGGTCATTCTCGTCAGCCATGATCGCGATTTCCTTGACCGCACTGTGACCTCTGTGATTGCGCCGGAAGGTGATGGCAACTGGCTCGAATATGCTGGTGGCTATGCCGATATGATGGCGCAGCGCAAAGAACAGGCTTTGGCGCGCCGCAATGTGAAGGCCGCTGCCGCACGCGCCGACGAAAAGGGCAATGAGGCTGTGCAGCCCAAGCGAGAGGAAAAGCGCAAGCTTTCCTACAAGCAGAAATTTGCACTTGAAAGCCTGCCGGGCAAAATGGATGCGCTGGCAAAGGAAATCACCGTTCTGGAAGGGAAGCTGGCTGATCCGCAGCTGTATGCCAAAGATCCAACGCTGTTTGCCAAGACGGCCGATATTCTTGAAAAGAAGCGCACAGAGCATTCTTCCATGGAAGAAGAATGGCTGGAATTGGAGATGCTGAGGGAAGAGATCGAGGGATAA
- a CDS encoding glycine zipper domain-containing protein — MKSRLSMIAIVGALAFSTAACTTGEQRTAGYGVGGAALGALAGGAIGGNGRGALTGAAIGAVGGTLLGAATTRNNVQYCRYRDNYGRVYEAPCN, encoded by the coding sequence ATGAAGTCACGTCTTTCCATGATTGCAATCGTCGGTGCGCTTGCGTTCTCAACAGCAGCATGCACGACGGGTGAACAACGTACTGCCGGTTATGGTGTCGGTGGTGCAGCTCTTGGTGCGCTCGCAGGCGGCGCAATCGGTGGCAATGGTCGTGGTGCTTTGACCGGGGCTGCCATTGGTGCTGTCGGCGGTACGCTTCTCGGTGCTGCGACAACCCGTAACAATGTTCAGTATTGTCGTTACCGCGATAATTACGGTCGCGTTTACGAAGCACCTTGTAACTAA